ATGCAAaggagaaagaatggaagaaCAGCAGTAACGGAAGGACAGCGCAAACGGAGAGCTGCAATAGGCGACGAAATATTCCTTAAGTGCGGCGTTTAGTCCTTAAATGGCTTAGCTACTTACTGCTTTGACCATCTCCAGCTTCTCATTGGTGATCTGCTCTGTGTACTTCCTATAGGCTGCCTGCTTAGGGAAGAGCTTCATAAGATCGAGAATCTTCGTGTACAATATTGTCAGCCTCTAGAGAGACAAACCACACATTTCAGTGAGCTAAAATACCACCAAACGTTAGACAGAACACACTTAGGTATCtcacagaaaaactaaaagaggAGTCACAATTTTAAACTGTGCTTTACTAAATTCATATTTAAGCTCAATCTAACTCTTTTATAACCTAAGGAAAAGTGGCATACAAATGTGGAATTTTTTTCCTGTATGTGATACATATAAAAATTGTGTGTATCTatcaaaattataataaaaagctaaaataaaattaacctaAAATTAAAATGCTAATGGCCTTTATGGAAATCAAACTATTTATTAAAGCAGAATTCCTCATCTTTAGGTAATGGGCACCAAAAATTGTACAGAACACAACAGAGATGCCAGGACTGTAGGAAGACCACGAGGAACAGAGGTGGAATGGAGCAGCCAACGTCTATCAGACAAGCTGTTTGTACTGTAGATCACAGAGTATAAGGAAGGGGTCTACTCCAAGTTCTCAAGAGCACAGAAGATGAGTCCATCCCGGATGTCAGACACTGAGCTATTTACACTGTTGGATTTTAGTCTTGCATTGATCTGGTTTTAACTGTGCCCTGTTCTTCCTTCTTAGAAAAGGGAAGtatgtaacttgtttttgatCTTACAGAAGCCCATAATTAAGACTTTGGATAAGATGTGTATGtaatatacatgcatatgcatgcatgtttcCATGTGTAAGCATGAaggtgtgtgtggatatgtgtgtagAGAACCCAGAATCTACTTTCATCTCCCCACTttattcactgaggcagggtctcctgacAGAACCCAGAGCTAGCAGACAGGACTGGCCTAGCTAGAGCTTACTTTGAAGATCCACCTTTGCCTTCCGAATGCCGGAATTATAGGTAGCTGCCACGCCCACATAGCATTTATATGGTTTCTGGAGATCTAAACTCggtatgttgattttttttaaataattttgaaagaaTGTAATCTGATTTAAACTCTTAATTTTGGCATCCTTTTAATTCTTATCCTCTCAAATTTATGAATATAATACACATATTCACTTTAATGTAGAACTTAAGTTTGAATCTGATTCaaatgttgagatttttttttaaataattggggagggggagctggagagatggcactggttgcccttccagaggacctgggttctattcccagcatcaCAGGGCAGCTTACAATATCTGTAAGCCAGCACCAAGCACACGAGTGGCACGTAGACATAGCATACAGGCAAAAAACTCATGCACACAAATTTCAAATAAATTCAAagcacattttcttcatcttccgGGATAAAAGGGAGTGCATCTAGTCTTACAGAAATTCAGATGAGAACCAGAATGATCAGTATAGGACAATGAGTCTATTTAATTTATCATCCAAACTGGGGAACCTCTCAGTGAAAAGGGGCTCTGCTATGCCAGAACACGTGTAAACCACAGCAGTCCTCTCACACGAGACATCCTGAGCTACCCCTGAGCACGTCAGCAACACAGGCGGTCCCCACCTCACaagaacacttttctgtttttagtAAGAATGAATTCTCAGTGCTGCCATATGTTGTTTCGATATAATACAGACTGCGCATGGATCCTACTCTTTCTATATATAAGAAACAATACGGTaaaaacagaagaggaaaaggTGATCAACATCGTAAAACACAAACAGCGTAGGGCAGGCCAGGGTTAGACACAGAGCAGAGAGGCAGTACTGACTACACTAAGAGCCAACTCTCTGCAGTCACACAGCTCCACTGCCTAGCTGCCTGGACAAGCTGCTTCTACTCGTAAAATCCATAAAATGTACAGAATACTTTACAGGACGCTGGGTCATGGCAGCACCAGCCAGATACTGTCTCAATCGCAGTATCAGCAGCCTGTAAAAGAATCACTCCAGCAGCAAACAGAGTGGTTCATAAAAAAGGATGCATCTGAAATAGAGCTTGAGGAAGAACAGGAGTTGGATCCCTGAAGATTTTGGAAGAAGCAATCGACATATGAAGTAATGTACAGCTAAATGGCAAAATCCACCAAGAACAGAGAGGAAGTAGTATACAACTCTatagctgtgctgtgctgtgcagtAAGTAAGCAGCTGCTAGTCAAATGTGGCTGCGGAATCCTTAAAATGCAGTTACCTCAGACTGAGATATGATGTAAATAAAATCTACTGTAAAAAGGCTGCAGACTAGCATTAATTTTCATATTGATTACATACCAAAATTATAGTTATGTCCAATGTTAggttaaatcataaaaaaataattaaaaacaaaaaaaacaaaacaaacctttcttttttctttgaaacagggtcttactgtgtagcttgGGCAGCCCTCAAACCTGAGACTTTCTTTTCTTAGCCTCCCAACACCTGGGATTACAACCATGCACcacttttagttttttatattaaaaaacaaaaaaacaaaaattacattaAGGTGGCTTACACATTTGGAGCTTATATTTATTTGGATACTAGCTGACCAGAAACCAGTACACAAAGGAAGCCCTTAGgagataaagtaaaataaaaaagtcgGACTGCATATTGTTTTGTATCCCAAGTCAAAGCACTTGGGTCTTTTTGTGCGGAGAActaaaaggctttaaaaaaataaataaacaaaagtgcGGTCAGGTCTATGTTTAAGGAAAATTAACCGGGTGGCCATGAgttaagagaagaaaagaaataaataaggaaCCAGTAATAAAGCTGTTGCAATAACTTAAACATGAACAGGGCTTAAACTGCAATAGTAAAAcaaggaagatgaaagaggtcaAACTGGAGACTGTTATAGAGAAAGACCAGCATAATTCATCATTAGAAGAAATATGAAAGTAAAGGgttttaatattaataacaacATCCAAATTTTGAGCTGGGGGGGCTAGAAAGTTTCATACATGATCAAGAGAAAtacaacccacagaggaagaatattTACAAGTAGAAAACTGTGAGTTCTGTTCTCCACAGGCATCAAATACAAACTCACAACGAATGCACTAGTACTGTGTACTAGTCAGAGTTCTAGCAATGAAACACAATCAAGTCTTAGCTCTTCAAGGCCTGGGACACACAAGATACATCAGCAGACTGTGGCCTGTTAAGCGGTCATCGGAGAACCCCCGAAAAAGGGCCCTAAAATAAGGCCACAAGAGGGTTTCAAAGAAAAAACCGACATACCCAACACATGTCAGCACTTACAAAtcagctgtggaaaaaaaaaaaaaagtaggaaaagcAGTTACCAAGGAAATTCAGTTATCACAGGAGTGAGGGTAGTGACAGAGGAAAATGGTACTAGCCAAGAGGTGGTGAGATGGGGACAAAATCTGAATATATTCTGAGGGTGGATCCGGAGGCTCTGCTGAAGCGGCAAGTGAGATGTGAGATGAGAACAGTATCATTCAAAGGGGAAACCTTACATTGATGTTCCATTCAGCTACCCGGTGACGTGTAAGTGAAGCGGCTCACTAAGAGcgcacacgtgtgtacacacctacacatacatgtacatatacactatATGTATGGGTCAGTACTTGACATGGAAATATAAAAATGAGCTGTTGGCAGTGTTCGAAATCATTAGGTTGGCCCCACTCCATGAGCGCAAACCTACACTTAACAACTGTCTAAGACCTGGGTCCTGAATGCTACAACAAAGGATAAAAGTGGAACAACCCAGTAAACCAAGTACTTAATGTCAGAGTATCAAGCGTGTCAAAACCACTGCTCCTGGGTCAAGCCCCTGGCACAGAGGGTAGGGGCACTTGCCTCCTGCCTGAGGAAACGGCTGTGGCAGGGTCTGGCTGAAGCCTGTTTAAAGGGCGGTGAGAAGCTGCGGGCAGAGCAAGGGCGGCCTTCCTTAGGGAGGTGCAAAGACACAGAAAGCAGAGCGTACGTACCTCGTGCGGAGTGTCGCACACAGCCAATCCCACCAGGCCAGTGGTCTGTGCGGAAACAAAACGCGACCGTGATGTGGAGAAGAGCCGGGCCGCCGCCCCCGGCCCGAACCACGACCCCGGCCCGCCGCCCCCGGGCCCGAACCACGACCCCGGCCGCCCCTCCCGCGACGGTGGAACACAGCCCGCGGGGGAGGGAGGAGACGCGGCCGGCCCCCGCCCCAGCCCCAGCGCCACGGTGACCTCCACTTGCTCACCTTCTTCAGCAAACCCGCCATGACAGCGCCCGCAGCCCGCAGCGCGCGGCCCTCTGGGAGCCTTTGCCAGACGCGCTCAGTCGAGCGTCGATGCTGCGGCCCTGTCACCTAGGAAACGATTCGGCCCCAACCTCTCCGGCAGGGAGGGGCCTAACTCCACCCACCTGGAAGAAGGGAAAGCTTTGCGCGTGGGCAGCTCCTACGCTTGGGCACAACTGAGATTGGCTGACCCCACTGTTAGGGCTAAAGGTTAACAAAAACGCTACACTACGAAAATCCCCCGATGTAGTCACTGCagggacttttttttaaattactttttatttattacagtttattcactttgcaccccagctgtagcccccaccctcgtcccctcccaatcccctcccttcctccctcatctaccTTGTCCCTcaccgagtccactgataggagaggttctcctccccttccatctgaccctagcctatcaggtctcatcaggactggctgcattgtcttcctctgtggcctggtaaggctgctcccacattagggggaggtgatcaaagagccagccactgagttcatgtcagagacagtccctgttccccttactagggtacccacttggacactgagctgccatgggctatatctgtgctggggttttacgttatctccatgcatagtccttggttggagtatcagtctcagaaaagaccctgtgcccaaattttttggttctgttgctctcctagtggagctcctgtccgttccaggtctttctatctcccccttctttcataagattcctgcactctgcccacagtttgtctatgagtctcagtgtctccttcaaTACCCCACTGCAGGGACTTTGATTCTGCTTAGCCTTTGATTGATGTCTTGACTGCATTTCCTAGCTTATTGAAATGAGGGTGGAAACAAACCTGAGCATCATGAAAAAAACCTCTCTCCTCCCCATGTGTGAATACGTACTCATAAACGGAAACTATAAAGTGGAATTAACCACCTTAGGCATCCGTTTGCTCCTAGGAGACTGATGAATGGAAGGTTATGAAGTCATATTTGTCCCAAGTTAATGAGGTCACAGTTTCTGTTCTCTGTCCCTCCAGATCCTAAGAATGTCTGTCGTTGTTGAGTGTGTTCTAGAATGTGGACTCGTGGCTTTATAAAAGTTGCATGTGTTCTCTGTAACTTTGGATTCAGGTATCTGCTAAAGACAGTATTAAGGAGTTTGCTAAAGACACCGAAGGCAGACAGACCTGGCTGATGCTGGCTATAAGGTACTACTCTACTGGTTGCTTCCATATAGTACAAAAATAAGTAGATTTCTGAACCAACCCTCTGTAGAGGGGCACACTGTGAATGAAGGCATGCTAGTGGTATTCTAAGCTAGTGACAGTAAAATTCACTATTAAGGGATAAATCCCATGACATCCGTGATATCAGAAAGGATTAGGAATGTTTTAAGTTTGTAAGGATGGAATATTCTGAGTTCTCAGGTGTTAGAAGTGCGCTGTGTGACCACAGGAGTAAATGTTCCAATCCTGGGAAAGATGGATGTTAGGAGATTTTGTAAATGGTAGAGAGAGATTAGAGGTGAAGGAGCTAAAGCCTCACTCTTGACCCCACATCTTACAGAATTCAGGCCCAAAAGAAGTTGGagcctctgtttctgtttcttggtgatggaggatttttttttttttttttttttttttttgtgagaggCTCCATCTTATCCAAATTAGGTGGTCAAACCGTCTCCCTGGAATCCAGGGTTCTGACTTGACTGAGGGGAAAACTAGGAAAACAACTGAGAGAGAGTGCCTTGATACCCAGGTGACAGTGAAATCATTTCTGAAGACCAGCCCAAGGGGACAGTTCTTCCTTTGGCATATCTAGCTTATCTTTTATAGCATGTAGCAACAGAGATAATAATGCCAAGCCAGATGGATTGCATCCCTctccaaagaaaaagagaaagaaagaaagaaagaagaaagaaagaaagaagaaagaaagaaagaaagaaagaaagaaagaaagaaagaaagaaagggggaccCTGTTTAAGTGAGTCATCAAAGTAGAATGGTTTAACAAAACCCCAGCCATTTGGAGATTATCTCTTATACCGGTTGTCCAGAAACAGGCTTGTTTACAATTATTTGCACTTTTCCCAGAGTTTTTCAAAGTTGTGAGGTACACTCCTAGAAAGTGTGAAGATAGTAGCATCTAATACTCTGATCATGGTTGAAATTAAGTTAAATACTGAGATTAATTATAGCTTCTGTTGGAAATAGAGGAGAAAACCCAATGGGGGACCAGATAATAGAGATTTGCAGCTACCTCGACCTGCTCTGGAAGGTGTCTCCCTTCACTTCTGCATACCTCAtttagaaacaagaaagaacagtataaaagagaaggaaattgccggttgtggtggcgcacaccggtaggatttgctgcaggaggcagaggcaggaggatcacgtgtttgaggccagcctgggctacacagttttaagagagagagagagagagagagagagagagagagagagagaaaaggaaaccaAGCATGCTCAATGTAAATGATAAGAATATACTAATAGATAGTATAGAAAGCCATggtggttaaaaaaaattaatactttaGCACttataaataaaaccaaactttgggctcctatgtaagaagggggagatagaaagacctggaacggataggaactccacaagaagagcgacagaaccaaaaaatttgggcacaggggtcttttctgagactgatactccaaccaaggactatgcatggagataacctagaaccccaggacagatgtagcccatggaagctcagatgtagcccatggcagctcagggtccatGTGGGTagtctagtaaggggaacagggactgtctctgacatgaactcagtggctggctctttgatcacttccccctgagggaggagcagccttaccagcccacggaggaagacaatgcagccagtcctgatgagacctgataggctaagatcagatggaaggggaggaggaccactcctatcagtgcacttggagaggggcatgggaggagatgagggaggcagagtaGGATTgggggggatgagggaaggggctaaagctggggtacaaagtgaataaactgtaattaatatttaaaaaataaaattaaaaaattaaattacattttaaaataaataaataaaaccataaatTTAGGCATAAGGAATAAAGTTTAAAtatggcaaaaaaataaaaatatttcctacATGTTACTACTTCATATTTGACTAATTTCCTTCATCTGACTACAAACTAAGCGAAGTAGACAAGACTAAATGGAGACAGAATAACTAATGTATAGAAGGGAGTTCACAAAGGAGTTTAAGCGCGATCAGACAGTACGAGATGAAACCAATAATTCACTGAGCTGTAGTACTGATTGTTTCTTCTGTGACCGAGACCCAGATGTGTAGGGACAGTAGGCCTCTGACATGAGTGAGGGAGCTGGGTCTCAGTCGCCATCAAGCTTTGCAGTGGCTAGGCACGGAAAAAACACCTAACCAAAGGAATGAGTAAAATCGTCCAGGGCGACCATTCCCATGACCAGTGTGCAGCACGTCTCTGAGGAGGTGATAATTATGTGGAGACACGAGGAGGTGAGTGAGGAATTCTTGTCACACAGAGCTAGCTAAAGGATGCTGCAGCCAGAGGGAACAGTCAGAGGACAAGTGCTGAGGACAGACTGAGGACAGAAAGTCCTGTTCCCTGGGCAGCATCAAGGCCAACATCATTTGACCAAGGCACCTACTGGAGAAACACAAACCTTCAGCTGTCAGACTGCTCCAGCTAACCCAAACTCTCCCACGTATAACTTTAGCCAAGCCTATGTCTTTGGAAAATTTCCGCTAGGAGAAAagcaaacagcaataaaaatgtcATGTTTACCAAGAGCACTGGTCAAGACATTTAAAGAGCAGTATGATGGGGTAACAAAGGAATGAATTTAAACTGTAACGCCCGCTTTAGGGACTTACATCCGTGTCACCAGGGACAGGGCACGGACAAGAACATCTACATTAACTACTGGgggaaagaaaaattcagaaCCTCCCTAATCCTGCCTAAAACTATGAAAGCTTTTACGATGGCCAGGGAGGAATGGCCATACTGATCTGAATGTTTTGAAGGCCTGGGTAAATATTTTTATCAGATGCTGCCTGCCCCTACCCCCACTCCTGCCCGCCTGCTGCCTTAAAGTTTCATAGTTGACATAGCTTTGGGCCCTAAAATATTGGTTTGCATATAAGATATTACACAATACAGAATGTGCGACTCATAACACATTAAGAAATAGTCTTAGGAGTCTTTATATTTAAGCAACTTGCCCTTTCTCTACTACAGCGTTATCCTACGATGCAGAAATATTTGGCACATCCCACActacctcttcctttcccagttAATTGGTAAGACACACAGCTTTGTGACCAGCAGGTGGCAATAGAAGTTAGTGACAAGCTCACATCACTTAGGTAATGGAGGATTTTGCtgtgtgtttgctgtgtgtgtttactgtgtttgtgtgtgtgtgtgtgtgtgtgtgtgtgtgtgtgtgtgcactgtgtgtgagttcttttatgtgttctggcAGATTCCTTTGAGATCAAATACAACCAGTACAGCATAAAAGAAtctgaaccaaaaaaaatctcagcatCATGTTGACAGTGGGGGAAAAAAGTGCATCCCAAGATAGAGGGAACTCGGAGTCCACCTGCCATTCAAACAGTCATAGCTAGTAACAGTAAATAACCAAAGAAGTCTCAGTCATCTGGCCTTATATGATACTTAAGTATGTCATATGATACTTAAGTCTGTGTGACAGTGACTTAAGGAGCTGGAGAAATAAGGGAATAAAGGAGTAAGCATGTCGCCAGTGCCTAGAAGGAGACTGGGATTGAGAAGGGTGTCTATGATTAAAATGAAATCCAGCTGGGCAGGAAGTGTGACAGGAGTGTTCACCGCAGCTCAACTACAACGAATGGGGTAGATGAAGAGATTTAAGTGGAATTTACATCGTATCTTAAGAGCCTGGCATAGCTGTCATGGCTGTGGGGAGCTGGCGGAGAGGCTCTGAAGGAAACTTTGGGAGGAAAGCACACCAAACCAAACTGGTTGCCTGGGAAGTTATAAGAAAAAAGATGCAGGAAGGAAGTACAGCCTGGAGAAAATGACGTCTGTGAGTGATTTAGACAATTAGGACTAAGAAGTCAAAGTTGTTGTTTCTGTTAAAGGAAAATGCGTTATGATGGAGTGTGGTTAAATCTTAGATATGGCGGGGGGTTTCCATCTTTAACATCAGGTTGTTCTTCCTGGTGGTTTGCATGTGGTCCCTTCACAGAAAGCTGCTGGAGCTGCTGctgaagtaacttttattctccagaTGTAAGTCTCCAAAGCTTATTCCCTCTGTCCGCTAACCTagcctagtcctagaagcttctagccttcgtacaaactaacctaggcctaggatGCTTTTAGCCTATGAGAGAGGctgctgctgaataagctcaccctttctaggtCGTTCTGAACTCTGGCCAGCTGGTTCATCTCAGgtgttctgactcaaactcctctccaagctggctGATTCAAtgtggcttctctcagtttctcactgttTTATTCTGCCTGGCCCCAAGCTACTTCTAGCAAGTTGTTCTTATTTTCTGGCTCCCAACCTCTCTCTGCAGAACTCCCCTGGTACAAACTGAACTACCAGGAACTAACTCTATTACACTGTCTCTCAACTCACCAACTCAACTGAACTGACTaaacagaactcagagatctccatGCCTCGGTCTCCCGGGATTCAAGGTGTGTCTGTGTTCCAGCTGGGTCATGCAGACCTAGGTCTTttgatgtgatctcttgccagggCAGCCATTTTAATTCTGAATTAAACTTCCTCTACAGGCTACTGTTATTACTGGACCCACGTGAGCCCTCCTGGCTTGCCTCTTTTGAGTAGTCTTGTCCTCTGTATGGGCTATTCGGAGATGATCAGGTAAACCTGAATATATAGGAAACTGCCTTCAGTCCAGCAAGTGTGCTTACATACCTCTCCCCCTaggtttgaaattatttttttagcaTGGTTACATCTTACTAatttaacaaaacagaaaaaaaatgcttcatttAGGGGGCAAAAGGGAAGGAAATTTCAAATTTAACCATATTATTTTAACTTACTTTCACTCAATAATCACTTTTATAAATCTTTGATGAAGTGACAAACAAATGAAAGTTACATTTTGAAATTCCATGAAAAATGAAACATTTCTGTTTCCACTTATTCTTAGTTCAGCATTCATTCTCTTTACtcattccttcttcttccccaaaATCTCCTCAGGGtcactttgggttttgtttcttttatataaaattgGCTACCAGATCCCATCTTCTTTGATTCAGTGTCTAATACTTCTCCCTAGTCTGTTCTCATTTCCCAACACTTTAAAACTGTTTCTAGGTAACTCACTAACCCAGTTAACTTCCAAAATATTGTTTCTCCGAACTTGGAGTTCACCGGATCGTCTGAAAGTTTATTAAAACAGAGAATGCTGGACCTCAACCAATACCTACCCCAAAGTGTCCCCCAAATTCTAGTTTCTGATGCTTAGCAGGGCTTGGAAGTCTAGGGTAAGACCTAAATATGAATCTCTGAGAAATTCCCAGGTGATAGTGTTGGGATGCGGTGTGGACCACACTCAGGAAACCCTGCTTCACCTTGTTGCCGACGTCCTAGCATGTCCTACGTAGCACACTCAGGAGTAGTCTCCTTCCCAGTAGCATCACACCTGCTCTCCCGGGTTTGAGAACTTCCTGCACAGTGTCTCACCCTCCCTACTGATTTCTTTACAGTCCTACATTTCTCTCCTCAATCCCCTGCACTTGGTGTAATAGACAATACCATACAGCGTATTTTTGAGAAATAAATTCACTTCTTACCCAGCAGCAAGCACTGCAAAGAAGGTGGACATGGCTCCTGTCTCTTTTTCCTTGATGCTTTCTTACCTCTTTATATACTTTTCTCTTTCACTCTTTAATTCTTCATTGGGTTTGTATTGATCCCGTTAATTCCCAGGTCCTTTGGATTCTAAGatgcaaaagagagaaaaatacagagaggaagaagaatacaatatgcacatgtgactttttctcttAGGCAATGAGGTTCACTTACATTTTGGCATGGTAGGTATAGCTGCACtgctattatttaaaaatatttcatatactTTCAGTTATTTTCTGTAGTTCATTAAGAATTGAGGAGGACtgacttttttaaatttccttaatggctaactCTAATGTATAACTTCTTTGATTTTCAGTTCTGTTATATAATACCTATTAGTACCCTTATGAGGGAAAATACATTACGTCCTTCCTCTTGTCTACACTGCATCTCCTCTTCTATTGCTTTTAATTAAAGCTTGTGTTTCCTAGCATTCGCCTTCATGTAAATGTGCTTGGGCTTCCAGAATTTGCTACATCATTCAGGCTATCTCTTTCACCTTCACTACTCCAGCTGAGACACCCGATACCACTTGACTTCTCTCTTGTCTCTAAAGTATATTAATAGACTCATTTCTAATTTCAGAGCACAGGATATCAACATCTTATTTGGTAAGCCCAGGCCctgaatttatttaattacta
This Meriones unguiculatus strain TT.TT164.6M chromosome 21, Bangor_MerUng_6.1, whole genome shotgun sequence DNA region includes the following protein-coding sequences:
- the Ndufa5 gene encoding NADH dehydrogenase [ubiquinone] 1 alpha subcomplex subunit 5; its protein translation is MAGLLKKTTGLVGLAVCDTPHERLTILYTKILDLMKLFPKQAAYRKYTEQITNEKLEMVKAEPDVKKLEDMLQGGEVEEVILQAEKELSLARKMLQWKPWEPLVEEPPANQWKWPM